One Aegilops tauschii subsp. strangulata cultivar AL8/78 chromosome 7, Aet v6.0, whole genome shotgun sequence genomic window carries:
- the LOC109785864 gene encoding sulfite exporter TauE/SafE family protein 2-like: MDSSSSQLLTAATAANSSFYLSQWRSQVMMGVESSLLAQQSSLLRTVLACILSFLAATMSSAAGVGGGSLYVPILNIVAGLSLKTSVAFSTFMVTGGTLSNVLYTLLARGPGLIDYDVAVVSQPCLLLGVSVGVVCNVVFPEWLITVLFTGFLSLATFKTYGTGLKRWRAESAATERGVLEGASTREGAEEPLLIGQKEGAGHGYHWVDLAVLFSVWLCFFVIHLFIGGEGAKGAFDIKPCGVAYWLITVAQIPVAVAFTACIVHQKGKSQTRKSQVVELATSMKSRLDALPVYAFPVAALLTGVMGGLFGIGGGLLLNPVLLHIGVPPKTASATTMFMVLFCASMSMVQFIILGVDGIVGALVYALTCFVASIVGLVVIEGAIRRSGRVSLIVLMVAAILALSAVVIACSGGVHVWAQYTSGQYMGFKLPC, translated from the exons ATGGATTCATCCTCCTCACAACTCCTCACAGCTGCAACAGCGGCCAACTCATCCTTCTACCTGTCCCAATGGAGATCACAGGTGATGATGGGAGTGGAATCCTCATTGCTTGCACAGCAGAGCAGCCTCCTCCGCACGGTCCTTGCATGCATCCTCTCGTTCTTGGCGGCGACCATGTCCAGCGCCGCAGGCGTCGGTGGTGGCTCGCTGTACGTCCCGATCCTCAACATCGTGGCCGGGCTGAGCCTCAAGACCTCCGTGGCGTTCTCGACGTTCATGGTGACCGGCGGCACGCTGTCCAACGTGCTCTACACCCTGCTGGCCCGTGGCCCTGGGCTGATCGACTACGATGTCGCCGTGGTCTCGCAGCCGTGTCTGCTCCTCGGGGTGAGCGTCGGGGTGGTGTGCAACGTCGTGTTCCCCGAGTGGCTCATCACCGTGCTCTTCACCGGGTTTCTCTCCTTGGCAACGTTCAAGACATACGGCACCGGGCTGAAGCGGTGGCGAGCGGAGTCGGCAGCAACGGAAAGGGGGGTGCTTGAGGGAGCGAGCACCAGGGAGGGCGCCGAGGAACCGCTGCTTATTGGCCAGAAAGAAGGGGCCGGCCATGGGTATCACTGGGTGGACTTAGCGGTGCTTTTCTCCGTCTGGCTTTGCTTCTTCGTCATTCATCTGTTCATAGGAGGTGAGGGTGCCAAG GGGGCTTTCGACATAAAGCCGTGTGGCGTTGCATACTGGCTCATCACAGTCGCTCAAATCCCTGTCGCCGTGGCTTTCACAGCATGTATCGTGCACCAAAAAGGAAAATCGCAGACTCGGAAAAGCCAAGTGGTTGAGCTG GCAACTTCCATGAAGAGCAGGCTGGACGCTTTACCGGTGTACGCCTTCCCGGTGGCTGCTCTGCTGACCGGTGTGATGGGCGGACTCTTCGGCATTGGAGGAGGACTGCTTCTCAATCCTGTCTTACTCCACATTGGAGTGCCCCCAAAA ACAGCGTCAGCGACGACAATGTTCATGGTCCTCTTCTGCGCCTCCATGTCGATGGTCCAGTTTATAATCCTGGGAGTTGATGGGATCGTGGGCGCATTGGTCTACGCCCTCACCTGCTTTGTGGCTTCCATCGTTGGGCTGGTTGTGATAGAAGGGGCCATCAGGAGGTCAGGCAGGGTTTCGCTCATCGTCCTCATGGTTGCTGCCATCTTGGCACTCAGTGCCGTCGTCATAGCTTGCTCCGGTGGGGTCCATGTTTGGGCGCAGTACACCAGCGGGCAGTACATGGGCTTCAAGCTCCCATGCTAA